Within Dysgonomonas sp. HDW5A, the genomic segment TTCGGATTTTGTAACCAATGATTTGGCATCAACGCAAACAACATAGTTGGCGTCTGCGGGAATAGCATCTTTTGGATCTTTGGAATCGCTGCAAGAAGTGAAGATAAACAATACTCCTAAAAAAAATGAAAGTAATTTTTTACTAGTCATCTTAAGTTTTAATTTAAAATTCTTATTTTAAAAATAAGGCCTCAGACCTTTTTGTTGTTTGGGTGTAGGAGCGAGCCTATCTGATCGACCATCGAAGACAGAGAAACAAAGCTACCCCTCGAAATTGATATAAAACATTAATAGACGAAAGGATGGCATAATCAATAAGCCATCCTTTCTATATTCTGAGATAATCAGTATCTAAATTATTTGATGCCTAATTCAGCTTTCACTAATTTACCTGCATCTACCGCACTTGTCGAAACGTAAGGAATTGCTCCTACTTCGATAATATAAGTATAACCATTTTTATCACCTACAGATTTAATTGCAGCTTGCATTTTTTGTTGTAGTGGAGCTAATAGTTGTTGACGCAAATCTTGGAATTCTTTATCGCTGTTTTCAAGATAAGTTTCATATCTTTCTTGAATTTGTTGTACTTGTTTTTGACGGTCTGTCAATACAGCTTCAGTTGGCTCAGCTGTAGAAGCTTTAAATTCTTCCATTTTTTTGTCGTACTCAGCTTGTATTGCAGCCAAATTCTTTTTAATTTCTTCTTGCTTTGTAGCTAATTTAGTTTCTACATCCTTAATTTCAGGCATTTGAGTGAATACTTCCTGAGTGTTGATATAGGCTAGTTTATCTTGTGCGTATACTCCTATCGGAGCAACAATAAGAAAAAGGATAAATAGTTTTTTAAACATAATGCTTTGGTTTCTTTGTTTTTATTGTTTTTTTTAATTCTTTGATCGCAAATGTATATAATTTATTTTGAATATCCGAGCTTCGATAATACTTCATTACTGATATCAATACGAGGAGATGCAAAAATCACACTACTCGCTGATGCTCTGTCTAATACTAATTGGTATCCTTTAGTATCCGAAATTTCTTTAACAGCATTGTAAATATCATCTTGTATAGGCTTAATCAACGCTTCACGTCTTTTAAAAACTTCACCTTCGGGTCCAAAATATTTACGTTTCAATTCTTGAACTGCTTTTTCTTTCTCAACGATCTCCGCTTCTCTTTTTGCTTTTTGATCTGCTGATAGGAATACAATTTCAGATTGATAAGTTTTATACATGTTTTGAACTTCCTGTTGAGAAGTTTCTACTTCTGTTTGCCATTTCTTTGATATAGCTTCCAACTGTTGATTGGCTGTTTCGTAACTGCTTATATTTTTTAAAATATATTCCATATCAATCAATGCGAACTTCTGAGAATAACCACTTGCTGTAAAGGCAAGGAATAATCCAAAGAATAGAATAAGCTTGTTCATAATGACTGATGTTTATATCTTATATATAAATAGACAACTATTTCGTCAATTAGTTTACTCTATAACTAGTAAATAGTGTTAAAATCAACATTTATTAAAACTCTTGACCGATAATAAAGTGGAATTGGCTACCTCCATATTGGCGGCTACCGTTTACTTTATCGAATCCATAAGCCCAGTCAATACCAATAAGTCCGATCATAGGCAACATAATACGTGCACCAAATCCGGCAGAACGTTTTAAGTCAAATGGATTAAGATCTTTAATATCGCTCCAAGCATTACCTGCCTCTACAAACGATAATATATAGATTGTTGATGAAGGCTCAAGTATCAGTGGATAACGAAGCTCCAAAGCTAAACGAGTATATGCACTTGCATAATATCCGATAGATCCGTTTTCATATCCACGTAATCCTACGATTTCGGTTGCATATCCGGAAGAAGCTCCCGACATACCGTCTCCCCCCATATAGAATGTTTCGAAAGGCGATTTCTTGTGTTTGTTATAATAGCCGACTAAACCATATTCGGCACGTGTCATCAATACAGGAGTCTTCTGTATAGAAGGCATCAGTGACGTAAATGTTTTAGATTTAAATTTCCATTTGTGATATTCTACCCATCTGTATTTCTCTCCTGCATCTAAATCGGGGTTACTGTAATCAACTCCATTCCATGCTGAATAAGGAGGTGTTGCTTGTACGCTCAATGAAAACTGAGTACCTCTACGAGTATAAATCGGATTATCGATAGAGTTACGAGACAAGGTTACAGAAGCACTGATGTTATGACTTTGTCCGTTACGAACCAAGAAATAATCCCAGTTTTTCATGCTATATAATTGGTACGATAAACCTCCTTCTAATTGGAAGTAGTCATCCGGCCAATTCAAACGCTTTCCATATCCAACCGATACACCAAAGGTTTTGATCGATTTATCAGGATCCAGAGAGTTATTCAGATATGATTCTTGAAAACCCGAACTATACTGATTATTATAGAAGTTATTCAAATAGCTATTGTTAAAGAAGCTACTGTTTACACCTGTCTGGATAGAATAGTATGCTCCTACAGATAAGAAGTTAGGACGTTTTCCTCCAAACCAAGGATCTGTAAACGATATTGAATACGATTGGTAGTATTTACCATTCGTTTGTCCACTCAATTGTAAAGTTTGTCCCTCACCTTGTGGTATAATTCCTTTATATGATCCCGGATTTAATAAGTTTTTCAATGAGAAGTTAGTAAACTTCAAACTTAAACGACCCAATATACCTGTTTGTCCCCATCCTGCAGAGAACTCAACCTGATCATTTGCTTTAGACACCAATGGATATCCTATATCTACAGTTCCTGATTCAGGATCTGGCTGAATATCGGGTTGCATTTTCTCCGGATCGAAGTGCCCCATTTGAGAGATTTCACGTAACGAACGCATCAGGTCATCACGACTAAATAGTGCTCCCGGTTTGGTTCTAAGTTCGCGTCTGACAATATCTTCATACAGACGATCATTACCCGAAATCATTACTTTTCGAATTGTAGCCTTAGGACCTTCAACGATACGTATTTCCAAGTCAACCGAGTCTCTGTCGATATTTACTTCTACAGGGTCTGCCTGATAAAATATATAACCATTATTGTAATAGTAGTAATTACCTACGGCATCTTCATCTCCTGTTAAACGAGCTGATAGTTTCTTCTGGTTATAAATATCGCCGGCTCTCATATTCAACACATTGTTCAATTGATCTGTAGAGTATTCAGTGTTACCCACCCAGTTGATACGACGTATAAAATATTGTTGACCTTCGTCTAACTTAATATCTATTTTTACTTTCTTATCATTGTATTTATATACTGTATCCCATAAGATTCGTGCATCACGATATCCTAATTCGTTATATTTTGCAATTAAATTCTCTTTATCCAGCTCATAGCTTTCGGGAACATAGTTTGTAGAACGAAGGAAGTTACGAACTTTGGCAGACATAGTATGTTTATGTCTTGTTTTCTTCATTGCTTTCTCTAAAGCATCATCAGAAACTTCTTCGTTACCTTCGATACTGATGTCATATACTTTAATCTTTTCTTTCTTGTCTATTGCTATATTAAGAATTATCTGATTTTCTTTTGATAAATCGGGATTCTGAGTAACAGTAACTACAGCATTATTAAAACCTTTGTCATCAAAATATTTTTTTATGATACTTTTTGCTCTGTCAACCATATTAGGGGTAATCTGATTACCCTTTACCATACCGATTTTGCTTTCAAGATCTTCTCTTTCTCCTTTCTTTACCCCTTCATAGGATATATCGGAAATACGGGGACGATCTTTTAAATCGATATTCAGCCAAATTTTATCGCCTGATATCTTAGTCGCAGTAATTTTTATATCAGAAAAAAGTCCCTGTTTCCAGAAACGTCTTACAGCATTTGTTACTTCCGTACCGGGTATCTCAATCTTATCTCCTACGGATAAACCTGAAAACCCAATCAGAACAAAATCTTCGTACATCGAATTTTTCACGCCCGTTACTGTTATATCGGCAATCTCATACTTTTTAGGAGTAAGAGTATAGGTTATAACAGGAAGTGGACCATTATCCACAGAACTAGTTGAATTCGCTATTGCTTCATTCACCGCTTTCACCGCCACACTATCCGTCGCTTGAACTTGTGCGTCAATCTTAAATATAAAAGATGATAATAATAAAGCAAATAAACCTCTTTTGAGCATATTCTTTTTTTGTTTAATTCGATTAACGGTTGATTTGTTCGCTTGTCTTTCCAAAACGTCTCTCGCGGCATTGATAATCAACTACAGCTTCATACAAAGATTCCTCACGGAAGTCAGGCCATAACGTTTCTGTAAAATGGAATTCTGCATAAGCAGCCTGCCATAAAAGAAAGTTACTTATGCGGATTTCGCCCCCTGTACGAATCAATAAATCGGGGTCGGGTATACCTTTTGTTGTCAAAAAATCACTTACCGTAGACTCATCAACGTTAGTCAATTCACCAGAGTTTATAGCAGCGGCAATCTTTTTAGTTGCTTCTGTTATTTCCCATCGTGCCGAATAGCTTAAAGCCAAAACCAACGTAAGGCCTGTACTCACAGAGGTTTCCTGAATACATCCGTCAAGTGCCGCACGAGTAGGTGCTGGCAAACGATCCAAATCGCCTATCGCCTTAAGTCTTATATTATTTTTAAGAAGATCGGGAGTTTCTCTTGCTACAGATTCAATCAATAAAGACATCAGAGCCTCAACTTCTTCAGCAGGTCTGTTCCAGTTTTCCGTCGAAAAAGTATATAATGTTATATAAGAAATTCCCAGTCTTGCTGCAGTTTCTATTACATTACGCACAGACACGGCACCTTCTCTATGCCCAAATGTCCTGTCAAGATTGCGTTGCTTCGCCCAACGACCATTGCCATCCATTATAATAGCAACATGGTTTGGTAACTGATCTTTATTTATTTTTTCTAAAAGCGACATCTATTTTGTCTTTTATATATGAATTAAGGTCCAAGACCTTTTTATTGCTTTCGTAAGTATTCATTAGAACCTAAGGTACTCAATAAAGACTATCTACACATGATTTGCTACGTACTCCAAAATCCCAGGTAACAGAAAACATAGTCAAAAGATACCAATCTTTATTCTTGAAAAAACTACTTTCTATTTTATAAGGATCATCCAACGACAAGCCTCCTGTTTTCTTGGTTACATCGAACGAATCTCCAAAAAGCTTTCTGAACGAAAACTCAAAACCCAGATTCAAACGGTCTTTCCATTTATATTTTAGTCCGATTCCTAAGGGTAAATTCATTCCCATAAATGTTTCTTCGCCGGAACCGATTGTCATTCCCAATCCGGTAAAGATATAAGGTGAAAATCGCCTCGTTCCCAGATACTGATACTTATCGCTATAATGAAAGAAATTATATTCAATCTGCCCTCCTACTTCATAAAACGTTCTGCTGAACGAAGTATTTTGTCCATTAGGAAAAACATTTCCCGATTTACGTGTATCGCCCGAAACTCCTCCAACTACAAAATTGGCCTTATAAGCCCATCTGAAGTTGCGATTATATCTTAATACTACCCCCATTGCAAAATTAGGACTCATAAACGGGTTGTTTTTATTAGCATCTCCCATATAGGTCGAGATACCTGTCATTCCTCCTATTTCATACTCATACTCTTGAGCAGATATATTTACAGAAGAAATCAACCCCATGAAAATTAACAGGAGAACATATATCTTGTTACTATTTTCATGTTTGTTTTTTGTCATCAAAATATTTTTGTTCTGCAAATAAGGTCTAAAACCTTTTTATTTTCGATTTAACATAACATCGAAGCACTTTAGACAGTTAAATTACTGATGTGTTACTGCTCAAAGCGATTAGGGGATAAGGCTGTTTAAACGTCCTTTCCATACATCACTCACACCTTTACCACCGGACACTCCTCCGAATATCCAGATATAGTTACTGTCATCAACAATTGCTGTTTGCCCCGTTCTTGCCGAAATCTTAGGGTCTAATTTTTGCTTATTGGGAGCTACTATCCATGACTCTCCCCATAAAGCTGAGATATAGAATTTATTATTACTTAAAGCATATAACTTATCGCCATATACAAAATTAGAAAGCCCGGCTCCTTTAAAAAGTGTATTTTTTATAAATGGAGACATCTCTAACCCGTCATCCGAATCTTTTATAAGCCATGTATAGCTCAATTCTGCTCCTGCGGTATTGACTCCACCGGTTAAAATAAGCATTCTTTTATTCTTATTAGTGCTTACGCTTGTAAAAGATGCCGCTTTCTGCAAAGGAAAGTTTGAGGGAACCTGGTTATCTGTAGGTGAAACACTTATAGTTGAAACCTCTGTGATAGTAACTAAGTCCTTCGTTTTTCCAAAATAGTATTTACCACCATTATTGTATGTAACTAATAACTGATCATCAACCCTATTGGCTGCAGGCAGAACACCTAAAATAGAGATTACCGTTTTGCCGTTCGTTAATTTAGTCCAATCCTTACCATTTACTGACGAGTATGAATTGCCTGTTTTATCTAAAGCATAGAAAACATCATTCCTTAAGAATATACTCTCTGCTTTTACCGCAGCAGGAAAACCTGATAGTGTTTGTTTAGCCCAATTTACAGACCCTTTATCGGCTGTATATAAAAGAGGTGTACTTCCATTGAGACCATAAGTGTAAAATACACTGCTTTTTAGTATCGTTTTAGATTCCCCAAACGTGCTTGGATAAGAAGTCATTTGCTTCCAGAGCATGGTGTCGGGATCTATTTTGTGAGTGCGGATATCAATGTTATAAGATTTAAGAGTTCCTCCCTGTGATGTTACCGTGAACTTTACAGGTAGTTTTCCGAAACTGACAGAATCCGTCAAATTCCAGATATAACCATTAATAGAATCCGGCGTTGTGATCAACACCTGACTTGGTGATGAACTTGGATTAAAAGTTATTGCCACTTTAACCGTATCTAACACTGTGCCAAAAGGCAAAGAATCCGGATTATAAATAACTCCGGCTACCTGATCAATGGCAAATCGAGTCTTGTTTACCTGTATAAATCGAATAGAATCCTGCGCTCTCTTCACCGAGTCTTTGCTTATTGGGGCTATGGCACTAATTCCAAACGAATAGATTTGAGCATCCTTTGATGACGAATTATAGTTAGTAGTAGTGTCATTATCACTGCAAGATGGAAATAAGAGAAAAAGAAGTAAACCCGATAACAGGTAAGTTATATACTTTATATTCATTTTGTTTATACGGTTTTATACAGTATCAGTGTGCAAAAATAGAAAGATTTTCCACTAAAACCCGAAGAAACCTAATATTTATAATATTTTATAATTCTGAGTGTTTACCAAATGTATGGCTTGTGAGTCAATGATTTTTCGATCATCAACAACTTCACCCCGTATGTTGGGGGCTTTTGTTCCCTCTACAAAGCGTCTGTCGGCTATTTCTATATAGGCTTCGTCCCAAGCTCCGAGGTCAATAAAACTCTGTAAAAGAGTTGCTCCACCCTCAACAAGTAACGAATTTATCTTTCTTTTATTTAACTCTTTTAAAACCGAAGGAATCAAATGTTCATCAAACTTAAGAGGAATAAAATTGGTTTTATCGTTTACGATTTTGCTCTCGACTTTTTCGGTAAACAGTATTGTGTTTACACTGTTGTCAAAAAGGTGATAGTTCTCAGGGATTCGCCTGTTTCTATCGAGAATTATCCGATGGGGATTTTTACCAAACCATAAACGGGTAGTAAGTGACGGATTATCGTTTACTGCCGTATTGGTTGCAATCATGATAGCCGAAACCTCTGACCTCAATTTATGAACCAATGTCTTCGTTAAATTATTAGAAATGGGAGTAGGTTCTATAGCCTCACCCTCTTTTCTTTTTTTATCAATAAAACCATCGCTTGTTTGTGCCCATTTAAGGTATATATAAGGTCTGTTTTGAGTTTGCGAAACAAAGAACTCCTTGTTTTGAAACCTTGCTTGCTTTTCCAGTACCCCTATTACAACTTCAATCCCGGCTTCCTGTAACATCTTCACTCCACGTCCCGATACTTTATGGTAGGGATCGAGAGTGGCAATCACAACCCGGGGAATCTGCATATCAATAATTAATTGCGAGCAGGGAGGTGTTTTCCCGTAATGAGAGCAGGGTTCTAAAGAAACGTAAATGGTTGATTCTTTCAACAGATTTTTATCTGAAACACTGTTTATTGCATTCACTTCAGCGTGAGCTTTCCCATACTGACGATGATAGCCCTCTCCTATTATTTTACCATCGTGTACCACTACAGCTCCTACCATAGGATTGGGCGCAACATGACCTTTTCCGTTGGAAGCCAACTGCAAGCAACGTTGCATATATTTTTCGTCTGTTAGCATTTTATTCCTGTTTCTTTACCTTCCGGAAGAAAGATTCAAAGTAAACTTGTCCTTTCCTCTAATTTATTTAATTTTGCCGATATGCAAGATATACTCCAAAATATCCGAAAATCATTATCCGGATTTTATCCAGACAATGAAATATCGGGACTTGTTAGATTATTGATCGAACACGTCACTAAATCTTCTATGCCGGCACTTTTATCTGACAAAAATACGAAAATAACGTCAGAAGAGGTTCTAAAAATAGACAAGATTGTAGAACGTCTTCAAAGATTCGAACCTATACAATACATATTAGGAGAAACCGAGTTTTACGGATTGCGATTTACGGTCAATCAAGATGTCCTTATTCCAAGACCCGAAACCGAAGAATTAGTAGAACTCATTTTGAATGAGAATAAGGGAACCCAACCCCACATATTAGACATTGGAACAGGCAGTGGATGCATTGCCATCTCTTTACAAAAACACCTCCCGAAAGCCTCTGTAAAAGGCTGGGATATATCAGAAAAAGCCTTAGCAGTTGCCACACTTAACAGCAAAAGCAATTCTGTGAATGTATCATTTGATCAGGTAGATATACTCTCTGATTATCCGACTGATCAGCATTTCGATATCACTGTTAGTAATCCTCCCTATGTTTTGGATTCCGAAAAAACGGATATGCACGCCAATGTATTGGATTATGAACCTCATACCGCCCTTTTTGTTGCAGATAACGATCCACTTCTATTCTACAATCGAATTGCCGATGTTGCTATTCAATTATTGACAAACGGAGGTAAGTTATATTTTGAGATCAACAGAGCTAAAGGACAGGAAACCATAAAAATGCTCGAAGACAAAAACTTCTCAGAAATCCGATTGATCAAAGATATCTCAGGAAACGACCGCATGGTAAGAGCCGAATACCACCGCAAATGAAATACTCCGAAACCCAAGCTTTGCCGAAGATTGCCGCTTACTGCTCCAAAGCAGAAAGGGCTGAATCTGATGTACACAAGAAACTGCTAGGGTGGGAATTGGATGGAGAAAGCTCTCAACGAATTATCACCCGCCTGAAAAAAGAGAACTTCCTGAATGAAGAACGTTATTGCAGAAGTTTTATAAAGGATAAAATACAATTCAATAAATGGGGAAAAGTAAAGATTGTCTTTGAATTAAAGAAAAAACGCATTCCGGAATCCATAATCAATTCTTGTTTCGAAGAAATAGAGAGTTCCGATTTTGAAACACCCCTAATGAAAATACTGGTAAACAAGGCAAAAAGCGTGAAAGCCTCCAATGATTATGAGAGGTGGACTAAATTAGTCCGCTTTGGAATGGGGAGAGGATATTCACTGGATCAGATAAAGAAATGCCTCTCAAAAATATTGGATACCAATGGCGAAGACTATTTTGAATCATTTCCTTGAACTGTTTTTCCCCCGATTATGCGTTTGTTGCGAAGACAGACTCATCGAGAATGAAAAATCTATCTGTCTAAACTGTTTACACAAACTCCCCAAAACAAATCATCTTAGCACTCGGGATAATAAACTTGAAGTATTTTTTGCAGGACGCTTTCCCTTCGAACGCATAGCTTCCTTTGCCTATTTCATAAAAGGAGGAAGTATTCAAAAAATTATACACGAAATCAAATACAAGAACAATCCTCAATTTGCCTTATATATGGGTGAGATTTGCGGAAAAG encodes:
- a CDS encoding OmpH family outer membrane protein translates to MFKKLFILFLIVAPIGVYAQDKLAYINTQEVFTQMPEIKDVETKLATKQEEIKKNLAAIQAEYDKKMEEFKASTAEPTEAVLTDRQKQVQQIQERYETYLENSDKEFQDLRQQLLAPLQQKMQAAIKSVGDKNGYTYIIEVGAIPYVSTSAVDAGKLVKAELGIK
- a CDS encoding OmpH family outer membrane protein, with translation MNKLILFFGLFLAFTASGYSQKFALIDMEYILKNISSYETANQQLEAISKKWQTEVETSQQEVQNMYKTYQSEIVFLSADQKAKREAEIVEKEKAVQELKRKYFGPEGEVFKRREALIKPIQDDIYNAVKEISDTKGYQLVLDRASASSVIFASPRIDISNEVLSKLGYSK
- a CDS encoding outer membrane protein assembly factor — translated: MLKRGLFALLLSSFIFKIDAQVQATDSVAVKAVNEAIANSTSSVDNGPLPVITYTLTPKKYEIADITVTGVKNSMYEDFVLIGFSGLSVGDKIEIPGTEVTNAVRRFWKQGLFSDIKITATKISGDKIWLNIDLKDRPRISDISYEGVKKGEREDLESKIGMVKGNQITPNMVDRAKSIIKKYFDDKGFNNAVVTVTQNPDLSKENQIILNIAIDKKEKIKVYDISIEGNEEVSDDALEKAMKKTRHKHTMSAKVRNFLRSTNYVPESYELDKENLIAKYNELGYRDARILWDTVYKYNDKKVKIDIKLDEGQQYFIRRINWVGNTEYSTDQLNNVLNMRAGDIYNQKKLSARLTGDEDAVGNYYYYNNGYIFYQADPVEVNIDRDSVDLEIRIVEGPKATIRKVMISGNDRLYEDIVRRELRTKPGALFSRDDLMRSLREISQMGHFDPEKMQPDIQPDPESGTVDIGYPLVSKANDQVEFSAGWGQTGILGRLSLKFTNFSLKNLLNPGSYKGIIPQGEGQTLQLSGQTNGKYYQSYSISFTDPWFGGKRPNFLSVGAYYSIQTGVNSSFFNNSYLNNFYNNQYSSGFQESYLNNSLDPDKSIKTFGVSVGYGKRLNWPDDYFQLEGGLSYQLYSMKNWDYFLVRNGQSHNISASVTLSRNSIDNPIYTRRGTQFSLSVQATPPYSAWNGVDYSNPDLDAGEKYRWVEYHKWKFKSKTFTSLMPSIQKTPVLMTRAEYGLVGYYNKHKKSPFETFYMGGDGMSGASSGYATEIVGLRGYENGSIGYYASAYTRLALELRYPLILEPSSTIYILSFVEAGNAWSDIKDLNPFDLKRSAGFGARIMLPMIGLIGIDWAYGFDKVNGSRQYGGSQFHFIIGQEF
- a CDS encoding isoprenyl transferase — encoded protein: MSLLEKINKDQLPNHVAIIMDGNGRWAKQRNLDRTFGHREGAVSVRNVIETAARLGISYITLYTFSTENWNRPAEEVEALMSLLIESVARETPDLLKNNIRLKAIGDLDRLPAPTRAALDGCIQETSVSTGLTLVLALSYSARWEITEATKKIAAAINSGELTNVDESTVSDFLTTKGIPDPDLLIRTGGEIRISNFLLWQAAYAEFHFTETLWPDFREESLYEAVVDYQCRERRFGKTSEQINR
- a CDS encoding DUF6089 family protein, producing the protein MTKNKHENSNKIYVLLLIFMGLISSVNISAQEYEYEIGGMTGISTYMGDANKNNPFMSPNFAMGVVLRYNRNFRWAYKANFVVGGVSGDTRKSGNVFPNGQNTSFSRTFYEVGGQIEYNFFHYSDKYQYLGTRRFSPYIFTGLGMTIGSGEETFMGMNLPLGIGLKYKWKDRLNLGFEFSFRKLFGDSFDVTKKTGGLSLDDPYKIESSFFKNKDWYLLTMFSVTWDFGVRSKSCVDSLY
- a CDS encoding DUF6242 domain-containing protein, translating into MNIKYITYLLSGLLLFLLFPSCSDNDTTTNYNSSSKDAQIYSFGISAIAPISKDSVKRAQDSIRFIQVNKTRFAIDQVAGVIYNPDSLPFGTVLDTVKVAITFNPSSSPSQVLITTPDSINGYIWNLTDSVSFGKLPVKFTVTSQGGTLKSYNIDIRTHKIDPDTMLWKQMTSYPSTFGESKTILKSSVFYTYGLNGSTPLLYTADKGSVNWAKQTLSGFPAAVKAESIFLRNDVFYALDKTGNSYSSVNGKDWTKLTNGKTVISILGVLPAANRVDDQLLVTYNNGGKYYFGKTKDLVTITEVSTISVSPTDNQVPSNFPLQKAASFTSVSTNKNKRMLILTGGVNTAGAELSYTWLIKDSDDGLEMSPFIKNTLFKGAGLSNFVYGDKLYALSNNKFYISALWGESWIVAPNKQKLDPKISARTGQTAIVDDSNYIWIFGGVSGGKGVSDVWKGRLNSLIP
- the ribD gene encoding bifunctional diaminohydroxyphosphoribosylaminopyrimidine deaminase/5-amino-6-(5-phosphoribosylamino)uracil reductase RibD is translated as MLTDEKYMQRCLQLASNGKGHVAPNPMVGAVVVHDGKIIGEGYHRQYGKAHAEVNAINSVSDKNLLKESTIYVSLEPCSHYGKTPPCSQLIIDMQIPRVVIATLDPYHKVSGRGVKMLQEAGIEVVIGVLEKQARFQNKEFFVSQTQNRPYIYLKWAQTSDGFIDKKRKEGEAIEPTPISNNLTKTLVHKLRSEVSAIMIATNTAVNDNPSLTTRLWFGKNPHRIILDRNRRIPENYHLFDNSVNTILFTEKVESKIVNDKTNFIPLKFDEHLIPSVLKELNKRKINSLLVEGGATLLQSFIDLGAWDEAYIEIADRRFVEGTKAPNIRGEVVDDRKIIDSQAIHLVNTQNYKIL
- the prmC gene encoding peptide chain release factor N(5)-glutamine methyltransferase, translated to MQDILQNIRKSLSGFYPDNEISGLVRLLIEHVTKSSMPALLSDKNTKITSEEVLKIDKIVERLQRFEPIQYILGETEFYGLRFTVNQDVLIPRPETEELVELILNENKGTQPHILDIGTGSGCIAISLQKHLPKASVKGWDISEKALAVATLNSKSNSVNVSFDQVDILSDYPTDQHFDITVSNPPYVLDSEKTDMHANVLDYEPHTALFVADNDPLLFYNRIADVAIQLLTNGGKLYFEINRAKGQETIKMLEDKNFSEIRLIKDISGNDRMVRAEYHRK
- a CDS encoding regulatory protein RecX, producing the protein MKYSETQALPKIAAYCSKAERAESDVHKKLLGWELDGESSQRIITRLKKENFLNEERYCRSFIKDKIQFNKWGKVKIVFELKKKRIPESIINSCFEEIESSDFETPLMKILVNKAKSVKASNDYERWTKLVRFGMGRGYSLDQIKKCLSKILDTNGEDYFESFP